A stretch of Argiope bruennichi chromosome 10, qqArgBrue1.1, whole genome shotgun sequence DNA encodes these proteins:
- the LOC129988044 gene encoding ATP-dependent RNA helicase DHX8-like isoform X2 has translation MEEIRKLEYLSLVSKICTELDNHLGINDKDLAEFIIDLAEKNDTFESFKKALDDNGAEFTESFISTLLRIIKQMKPKDTPLLDDDEDFEKDKKSDLDKLKAKFPGLAIPNTEKISFSDEDEEVAEAAIAELEALNPYVKKEERESKSPDYTKEKSRHKKSKRRHSTERHHRKKRSRSRSRSPYYKKKSRYSRSPSPRKDSRKRHRTRSRSLSPYSKKHRHHSSESKYHSHDKKSEREKPPPLPMEPVVSQIYNGKVTNIMQFGCFVQLEGLRKRWEGLVHISQLRREGRVTSVGDVVQKGQRVKVKVLSFTGQKTSLSMKDVDQETGEDLNPAVSNTESMRKVSTQDILRNPDRPSSLPLISKVDDSDVDTRRHVQRISSPERWEIKQMLAANCIDKSELPDFDESTGLLPKEEDDDEDIEIELVEDEPAFLSGHGRANMQDLSPVRIMKNPDGSLAQAAMMQSALAKERREQKQQQREAEMDSIPAGLNKHWIDPLPDAEGRTLAANMRGIGLSTQDLPEWKKHISGGSKASYGKKTQLSILEQRQSLPIYKLKDDLIKAVTDNQILIVIGETGSGKTTQMTQYLAEAGFTARGKIGCTQPRRVAAMSVAKRVAEEFGCRLGQEVGYTIRFEDCTSPETVIKYMTDGMLLRECLVDPDLKSYAVVMLDEAHERTIHTDVLFGLLKNAVKRRPELKLIVTSATLDAVKFSQYFFEAPIFTIPGRTYPVEILYTKEPENDYLDASLITVMQIHLTEPPGDILLFLTGQEEIDTACEILYERMKSLGPEVPELIILPVYSALPSEMQTRIFEPAPPGSRKVVIATNIAETSLTIDGIYYVVDPGFVKQNVYNSKTGMDSLVVTPISQAQAKQRAGRAGRTGPGKCYRLYTERSYRDEMLTTPVPEIQRTNLAHTVLQLKAMGINDLLSFDFMDAPPPESLIMALEQLHSLSALDDEGLLTRLGRRMAEFPMEPNLSKMLIMSVHLACSEEILTIVSMLSVQNVFYRPKDKQALADQKKAKFNQPEGDHLTLLAVYNSWKNNKFSNAWCYENFVQIRTLKRAQDVRKQLLGIMDRHKLDVVSCGKTTARVQKAICSGFFRNAAKKDPQEGYRTLVDGQVVYIHPSSALFNRQPEWVVYHELVQTTKEYMREVTTIDPKWMVEFAPAFYKFADPTKLSKHKKQLRLEPLYNKYEEPNAWRISRVRRRRN, from the exons cTGAATTCATTATTGATTTAGctgaaaaaaatgatacatttgaaTCATTCAAGAAAGCCCTTGATGATAATGGAGCAGAATTCACT gagtcttttatttctactttgCTACGAATTATCAAACAAATGAAACCCAAAGATACTCCTTTACTAGATGACGATGaagattttgaaaaagataaGAAGTCTGATTTAGACAAATTGAAAGCTAAATTTCCAGGATTAGCTATACCCAATACTGAAAAAATT AGTTTTTCAGATGAAGATGAGGAAGTTGCAGAAGCTGCTATAGCTGAACTTGAAGCTTTAAACCCATATGTGAA AAAAGAAGAACGTGAATCAAAATCTCCAGATTATACGAAGGAAAAATCAAGACACAAGAAATCGAAAAG GAGACATTCAACAGAAAGACATCACAGAAAGAAACGATCACGCTCTAGATCTAGATCACCatactataaaaagaaaagtcGATATTCACGTTCTCCTTCTCCTAGAAAAGATAGTCGAAAGAGACATAGAACGAGATCCAGATCTTTGTCACCTTACTCAAAGAAACATCGTCATCATAGTTCAGAGAGTAAATACCATTCCCATGATAAAAAATCTGAGCGTGAGAAACCTCCTCCTCTGCCTATGGAACCTGTAGTGAGTCAG ATATATAATGGAAAAGTAACTAACATAATGCAGTTTGGCTGTTTTGTTCAACTAGAAGGTCTAAGGAAACGTTGGGAAGGATTAGTTCATATTTCTCAA ttaCGTCGTGAAGGTCGTGTTACAAGTGTTGGGGATGTTGTTCAAAAGGGCCAAAGAGTAAAAGTGAAAGTCCTCTCATTTACTGGCCAAAAGACAAGTTTATCTATGAAg gATGTGGATCAAGAAACAGGAGAAGATTTGAATCCAGCTGTTTCTAACACAGAATCCATGAGGAAAGTCTCTACACAAGATATTTTGAGAAATCCAGATCGACCATCTAGTCTTCCTCTTATCTCCAAAGTTGATGATAGTGATGTTGACACTAGGAGGCATGTCCAACGAATCTCTTCACCTGAAAGATGGGAAATAAAACAA ATGCTTGCTGCAAATTGTATTGATAAGTCTGAGTtaccagattttgatgaatcaacaGGGTTATTACCAAAAGAAGAAGATGatg atgaAGATATTGAAATTGAACTTGTAGAGGATGAACCAGCTTTCTTGTCTGGACATGGTAGAGCTAATATGCAAGATTTAAGTCCTGTTAGAATTATGAAG aatCCAGATGGTTCTTTAGCACAGGCAGCTATGATGCAGTCTGCATTAGCTAAAGAACGTCGTGAACAGAAACAGCAACAACGGGAAGCTGAAATGGATTCTATTCCTGCTGGCCTCAACAAGCATTGGATTGATCCTCTACCAGATG CTGAGGGTCGAACATTAGCAGCAAATATGCGTGGTATAGGATTGTCTACTCAGGACCTCCCAGAATGGAAAAAGCATATAAGTGGTGGTTCCAAAGCATCATATGGTAAAAAAACACAACTTTCTATTTTGGAACAAAGGCAGAGTCTTCCTATCTACAAACTGAAAGATGATCTTATAAAG gctGTGACTGATAATCAGATCCTTATTGTAATTGGTGAAACAGGATCAGGAAAGACTACTCAGATGACACAATATCTTGCAGAGGCAGGTTTCACTGCTAGGGGCAAAATTGGATGCACTCAGCCTAGGCGTGTGGCTGCTATGTCGGTTGCTAAAAGAGTAGCTGAAGAATTTGGTTGTCGGTTGGGTCAGGAA gTGGGTTACACCATTCGTTTTGAGGATTGTACAAGTCCTGAGACAGTTATTAAATACATGACAGATGGTATGTTACTCAGAGAATGTCTAGTTGATCCAGATCTCAAAAGCTATGCAGTAGTAATGCTTGATGAAGCTCATGAAAGGACAATCCATACTGATGTCCTGTTTGGCTTGttgaaaaat gcTGTAAAGAGGCGTCCAGAATTAAAGCTCATAGTTACATCAGCTACTTTGGATGCTGTTAAGTTTTCACAATACTTTTTTGAAGCG cctATTTTTACTATTCCTGGGCGAACTTATCCTGTAGAAATTTTGTACACCAAAGAACCAGAAAATGACTATTTGGATGCATCACTGATCACTGTGATGCAAATACATCTTACTGAACCACCAG gTGATATATTGCTTTTTCTCACTGGTCAAGAAGAAATTGATACTGCCTGTGAGATTTTATATGAACGAATGAAATCATTAGGTCCAGAGGTTCCAGAGCTTATTATTCTGCCTGTGTATTCTGCTCTTCCCAGTGAAATGCAAACACGAATTTTTGAACCTGCACCACCTGGTTCAAGAAAg GTTGTGATAGCAACAAATATTGCAGAAACATCTTTGACAATTGATGGAATCTATTATGTTGTTGACCCTGGATTTGTGAAGCAAAATGTTTACAATTCTAAAACTGGAATGGATTCTCTAGTAGTAACACCTATATCACAA GCTCAAGCAAAGCAGAGAGCGGGTCGTGCAGGACGGACAGGACCTGGGAAATGTTATAGACTGTATACAGAAAGATCATACAGAGATGAAATGCTAACCACACCAGTACCTGAAATTCAAAGGACAAATCTGGCTCATACAGTTTTGCAGCTGAAAGCTATGGGGATTAATGATCTGCTATCTTTTGATTTTATGGATGCACCTCCACCAGAA tcTCTTATAATGGCCTTAGAACAATTACATTCCCTAAGTGCTCTTGATGATGAAGGTTTGCTAACTCGTCTAGGAAGAAGG ATGGCCGAATTTCCCATGGAACCTAATCTTTCAAAGATGCTCATCATGTCTGTTCATTTAGCATGCAGTGAAGAAATCCTCACTATAGTTTCAATGCTGTCtgtacaaaatgtattttacagACCAAAG GATAAACAAGCTTTAGCTGATCAGAAGAAGGCTAAATTTAATCAACCTGAAGGAGATCATTTAACTTTGCTGGCTGTCTATAATTCCTGGAAAAATAACAAGTTTTCCAATGCATGGTGCTATGAAAATTTTGTACAGATACGAACTTTAAAACGTGCTCAAGATGTTCGAAAACAATTACTTGGGATTATGGATAG ACATAAACTGGATGTTGTGTCTTGTGGTAAAACCACAGCTCGTGTTCAGAAAGCTATTTGCAGTGGGTTTTTTCGGAATGCTGCAAAGAAGGATCCTCAGGAAGGCTATCGCACCTTGGTGGATGGTCAAGTTGTGTACATCCATCCATCCAGTGCTCTCTTCAATCGTCAGCCTGAATG GGTGGTATACCATGAATTGGTACAGACGACCAAGGAATACATGCGAGAAGTAACAACTATCGATCCCAAGTGGATGGTGGAGTTTGCGCCTGCCTTCTATAAATTTGCCGATCCCACCAAACTCAGTAAACACAAGAAGCAGCTGAGACTGGAACCACTTTACAACAAATATGAGGAGCCTAATGCATGGAGAATATCCAGAGTCAGGAGAAGgaggaattaa
- the LOC129988044 gene encoding ATP-dependent RNA helicase DHX8-like isoform X1, whose product MEEIRKLEYLSLVSKICTELDNHLGINDKDLAEFIIDLAEKNDTFESFKKALDDNGAEFTESFISTLLRIIKQMKPKDTPLLDDDEDFEKDKKSDLDKLKAKFPGLAIPNTEKISFSDEDEEVAEAAIAELEALNPYVKKEERESKSPDYTKEKSRHKKSKSRRHSTERHHRKKRSRSRSRSPYYKKKSRYSRSPSPRKDSRKRHRTRSRSLSPYSKKHRHHSSESKYHSHDKKSEREKPPPLPMEPVVSQIYNGKVTNIMQFGCFVQLEGLRKRWEGLVHISQLRREGRVTSVGDVVQKGQRVKVKVLSFTGQKTSLSMKDVDQETGEDLNPAVSNTESMRKVSTQDILRNPDRPSSLPLISKVDDSDVDTRRHVQRISSPERWEIKQMLAANCIDKSELPDFDESTGLLPKEEDDDEDIEIELVEDEPAFLSGHGRANMQDLSPVRIMKNPDGSLAQAAMMQSALAKERREQKQQQREAEMDSIPAGLNKHWIDPLPDAEGRTLAANMRGIGLSTQDLPEWKKHISGGSKASYGKKTQLSILEQRQSLPIYKLKDDLIKAVTDNQILIVIGETGSGKTTQMTQYLAEAGFTARGKIGCTQPRRVAAMSVAKRVAEEFGCRLGQEVGYTIRFEDCTSPETVIKYMTDGMLLRECLVDPDLKSYAVVMLDEAHERTIHTDVLFGLLKNAVKRRPELKLIVTSATLDAVKFSQYFFEAPIFTIPGRTYPVEILYTKEPENDYLDASLITVMQIHLTEPPGDILLFLTGQEEIDTACEILYERMKSLGPEVPELIILPVYSALPSEMQTRIFEPAPPGSRKVVIATNIAETSLTIDGIYYVVDPGFVKQNVYNSKTGMDSLVVTPISQAQAKQRAGRAGRTGPGKCYRLYTERSYRDEMLTTPVPEIQRTNLAHTVLQLKAMGINDLLSFDFMDAPPPESLIMALEQLHSLSALDDEGLLTRLGRRMAEFPMEPNLSKMLIMSVHLACSEEILTIVSMLSVQNVFYRPKDKQALADQKKAKFNQPEGDHLTLLAVYNSWKNNKFSNAWCYENFVQIRTLKRAQDVRKQLLGIMDRHKLDVVSCGKTTARVQKAICSGFFRNAAKKDPQEGYRTLVDGQVVYIHPSSALFNRQPEWVVYHELVQTTKEYMREVTTIDPKWMVEFAPAFYKFADPTKLSKHKKQLRLEPLYNKYEEPNAWRISRVRRRRN is encoded by the exons cTGAATTCATTATTGATTTAGctgaaaaaaatgatacatttgaaTCATTCAAGAAAGCCCTTGATGATAATGGAGCAGAATTCACT gagtcttttatttctactttgCTACGAATTATCAAACAAATGAAACCCAAAGATACTCCTTTACTAGATGACGATGaagattttgaaaaagataaGAAGTCTGATTTAGACAAATTGAAAGCTAAATTTCCAGGATTAGCTATACCCAATACTGAAAAAATT AGTTTTTCAGATGAAGATGAGGAAGTTGCAGAAGCTGCTATAGCTGAACTTGAAGCTTTAAACCCATATGTGAA AAAAGAAGAACGTGAATCAAAATCTCCAGATTATACGAAGGAAAAATCAAGACACAAGAAATCGAAAAG TAGGAGACATTCAACAGAAAGACATCACAGAAAGAAACGATCACGCTCTAGATCTAGATCACCatactataaaaagaaaagtcGATATTCACGTTCTCCTTCTCCTAGAAAAGATAGTCGAAAGAGACATAGAACGAGATCCAGATCTTTGTCACCTTACTCAAAGAAACATCGTCATCATAGTTCAGAGAGTAAATACCATTCCCATGATAAAAAATCTGAGCGTGAGAAACCTCCTCCTCTGCCTATGGAACCTGTAGTGAGTCAG ATATATAATGGAAAAGTAACTAACATAATGCAGTTTGGCTGTTTTGTTCAACTAGAAGGTCTAAGGAAACGTTGGGAAGGATTAGTTCATATTTCTCAA ttaCGTCGTGAAGGTCGTGTTACAAGTGTTGGGGATGTTGTTCAAAAGGGCCAAAGAGTAAAAGTGAAAGTCCTCTCATTTACTGGCCAAAAGACAAGTTTATCTATGAAg gATGTGGATCAAGAAACAGGAGAAGATTTGAATCCAGCTGTTTCTAACACAGAATCCATGAGGAAAGTCTCTACACAAGATATTTTGAGAAATCCAGATCGACCATCTAGTCTTCCTCTTATCTCCAAAGTTGATGATAGTGATGTTGACACTAGGAGGCATGTCCAACGAATCTCTTCACCTGAAAGATGGGAAATAAAACAA ATGCTTGCTGCAAATTGTATTGATAAGTCTGAGTtaccagattttgatgaatcaacaGGGTTATTACCAAAAGAAGAAGATGatg atgaAGATATTGAAATTGAACTTGTAGAGGATGAACCAGCTTTCTTGTCTGGACATGGTAGAGCTAATATGCAAGATTTAAGTCCTGTTAGAATTATGAAG aatCCAGATGGTTCTTTAGCACAGGCAGCTATGATGCAGTCTGCATTAGCTAAAGAACGTCGTGAACAGAAACAGCAACAACGGGAAGCTGAAATGGATTCTATTCCTGCTGGCCTCAACAAGCATTGGATTGATCCTCTACCAGATG CTGAGGGTCGAACATTAGCAGCAAATATGCGTGGTATAGGATTGTCTACTCAGGACCTCCCAGAATGGAAAAAGCATATAAGTGGTGGTTCCAAAGCATCATATGGTAAAAAAACACAACTTTCTATTTTGGAACAAAGGCAGAGTCTTCCTATCTACAAACTGAAAGATGATCTTATAAAG gctGTGACTGATAATCAGATCCTTATTGTAATTGGTGAAACAGGATCAGGAAAGACTACTCAGATGACACAATATCTTGCAGAGGCAGGTTTCACTGCTAGGGGCAAAATTGGATGCACTCAGCCTAGGCGTGTGGCTGCTATGTCGGTTGCTAAAAGAGTAGCTGAAGAATTTGGTTGTCGGTTGGGTCAGGAA gTGGGTTACACCATTCGTTTTGAGGATTGTACAAGTCCTGAGACAGTTATTAAATACATGACAGATGGTATGTTACTCAGAGAATGTCTAGTTGATCCAGATCTCAAAAGCTATGCAGTAGTAATGCTTGATGAAGCTCATGAAAGGACAATCCATACTGATGTCCTGTTTGGCTTGttgaaaaat gcTGTAAAGAGGCGTCCAGAATTAAAGCTCATAGTTACATCAGCTACTTTGGATGCTGTTAAGTTTTCACAATACTTTTTTGAAGCG cctATTTTTACTATTCCTGGGCGAACTTATCCTGTAGAAATTTTGTACACCAAAGAACCAGAAAATGACTATTTGGATGCATCACTGATCACTGTGATGCAAATACATCTTACTGAACCACCAG gTGATATATTGCTTTTTCTCACTGGTCAAGAAGAAATTGATACTGCCTGTGAGATTTTATATGAACGAATGAAATCATTAGGTCCAGAGGTTCCAGAGCTTATTATTCTGCCTGTGTATTCTGCTCTTCCCAGTGAAATGCAAACACGAATTTTTGAACCTGCACCACCTGGTTCAAGAAAg GTTGTGATAGCAACAAATATTGCAGAAACATCTTTGACAATTGATGGAATCTATTATGTTGTTGACCCTGGATTTGTGAAGCAAAATGTTTACAATTCTAAAACTGGAATGGATTCTCTAGTAGTAACACCTATATCACAA GCTCAAGCAAAGCAGAGAGCGGGTCGTGCAGGACGGACAGGACCTGGGAAATGTTATAGACTGTATACAGAAAGATCATACAGAGATGAAATGCTAACCACACCAGTACCTGAAATTCAAAGGACAAATCTGGCTCATACAGTTTTGCAGCTGAAAGCTATGGGGATTAATGATCTGCTATCTTTTGATTTTATGGATGCACCTCCACCAGAA tcTCTTATAATGGCCTTAGAACAATTACATTCCCTAAGTGCTCTTGATGATGAAGGTTTGCTAACTCGTCTAGGAAGAAGG ATGGCCGAATTTCCCATGGAACCTAATCTTTCAAAGATGCTCATCATGTCTGTTCATTTAGCATGCAGTGAAGAAATCCTCACTATAGTTTCAATGCTGTCtgtacaaaatgtattttacagACCAAAG GATAAACAAGCTTTAGCTGATCAGAAGAAGGCTAAATTTAATCAACCTGAAGGAGATCATTTAACTTTGCTGGCTGTCTATAATTCCTGGAAAAATAACAAGTTTTCCAATGCATGGTGCTATGAAAATTTTGTACAGATACGAACTTTAAAACGTGCTCAAGATGTTCGAAAACAATTACTTGGGATTATGGATAG ACATAAACTGGATGTTGTGTCTTGTGGTAAAACCACAGCTCGTGTTCAGAAAGCTATTTGCAGTGGGTTTTTTCGGAATGCTGCAAAGAAGGATCCTCAGGAAGGCTATCGCACCTTGGTGGATGGTCAAGTTGTGTACATCCATCCATCCAGTGCTCTCTTCAATCGTCAGCCTGAATG GGTGGTATACCATGAATTGGTACAGACGACCAAGGAATACATGCGAGAAGTAACAACTATCGATCCCAAGTGGATGGTGGAGTTTGCGCCTGCCTTCTATAAATTTGCCGATCCCACCAAACTCAGTAAACACAAGAAGCAGCTGAGACTGGAACCACTTTACAACAAATATGAGGAGCCTAATGCATGGAGAATATCCAGAGTCAGGAGAAGgaggaattaa